Part of the Mycolicibacterium mengxianglii genome is shown below.
GATCGCCGACGTTCGTCCCGACGGTCTGCATGACGTGCACCGGGAGATGCGGATCGTCCGTCTCGGGCAAGGGGTGGACGCCACCGGCGAATTCGCGCCGGACGCCATTGCGCGCACTCGCGCGGCTCTGGCCGATTACGCCGATTTGATGCGCCAGCATGGGGTGACCCGGGTGCGGATGGTGGCGACCTCGGCGGCGCGTGATGTCGGCAACCGCGCCGAGTTCTTCGCGATGACCTCCGAGATCCTCGGCCAGATACAGCCCGGTGCGGTGGCCGAGGTGATCTCCGGGGACGAGGAAGCGCGGCTGTCGTTCCACGGCGCGGTAGCTGAGTTGGATTCCGCGGACGCACCTTTCGTCGTGGTGGACCTCGGTGGCGGATCGACCGAGGTGGTGCTCGGCGACGGCAGCGGAGTCAGTGCCGCGTACTCCGCGGACATCGGCTGTGTCCGGCTGACCGAGCGGTGTCTGCAGTCGGACCCGCCGACGGCGGCCGAGGTGGCGGCAGCACGCGAGGTGGTGCGGGAGCGGCTGGGTGAGGCGTTGCGGGTGGTGCCCGTCGAGCAGGCCCGCACCTGGGTCGGAGTGGCCGGCACGTTCACCACCATCGCGGCCCTGGCCCAGGACATGACCACCTACGACTCGGAGGCCATTCATCTGTCGACGGCGCCCTTCGGTCGGCTGCTGCAGGTGTGCGACCAGCTGATCTCGATGACGCGCAAGCAGCGCGCCGCCCTCGGCCCGATGCATGAGGGACGGGTCGATGTGATCGGCGGTGGCGCGATCGTGGTGGAGGAACTCGCCGAGGCGCTGGGCTCGCGGGCGGGGATCGCCACCCTGACGGTCAGCGAGCACGACATCCTCGACGGCATCGCCTACTCGATCGCCCCCTAATCGCGAGCGTGCGTGTCCCCGCCCCGAAACGCCGTGAAAATCCTGGCTCTGCGCACGCTCGCCGGGGTGATACTTCCGGTTTTAGTCCTGGCCATCGTGTTCGGTGTCGCCGGCTACCCGGTTTACGTCCGCCCGCAGACCGACCCGCCGCGCCCCGCCGATGCGATTCTGGTGCTGGGCGGCACAGTGTCGGCGGAGCGCTATCTGCTGGGGCTGGAGTTGGCGCACCAGGGGTTCGCGGACGATCTGGTGCTGTCCGATCCGTACCGTCCCACCGACCCGGTGCTCGACGGGATATGTGCACGTCCGCAGCGCAACGTCACCGTGACGTGCTTTGATCCGGATCCGCCGACGACGCTGGGTGAGGGCCGTGAGCTGCGTCGGCTGGCGAGTGAAAACGGCTGGCGCACAGTCATCGTCGTCACTTCTGTTTCGCACATTTCGCGGGCGCGCTACATCCTGGACCAATGCTTCGACGGTGAGTTGGTGATGGTGCCGGCGTCGCAGCGACTCAGCCCGTTCGGCTGGGCCTGGATCTACGTCTACCAGAGCGCCGGGTACGCGAAGGCGCTGCTTCAGCGTGGGTGCTGAGGCTCGCGGCTGCCGAGCGGTTATTCGGGTGGCACCAGCACTTCACCGCCGGCGCCGGTGGGTACCCGGGTCCCGGCCAAGGTCAGCGCGAGCAGCACCATGGTTACTCCGACCCCGAAGTGCAGCCAATTGTCGGCATCGTTGATGGGCAACACATTTGCCGGGCCGGCGAGGTCGATGAGCAGACCGTACACCCACAGCCCGAGGTAGAGCAGTCCACCTACACCTAGGTATGCCCGCGCCCGGGCGAACGAGGTTGCCAGCACCAGGCCGACCACCCCGACGGCGAGGTGCACCAGGTTGTCCAGGATCGACACCTGGAAGACGTCGAACAGCGCGGCCCTGGACCCGGTCCCGGACATCGCCAGCGCGTCGAGATTGCTGGTGACGCCGGGGACGAATCCGAGTACGCCCACGATCAGGAACAGCGAGCCGACCAGGATGGCCGCCCACTGCACCGCCAACAGGCCTACTTGAGGGCGACGCCGTCGCGCTCGCGGATGACTGGTCGCCATGGCCCCCTCCTCATACCCGGCGTATTGACGGCCACGTAGGCCCCCCGCATACCCCCGGGCGCTGGGTATTAATCGGGCGCAGCGGCTCGATTCGGCGTTTTGCGCCACACTTGCCGGGTAGCCGTGAGCTGTGACAGACACCCAACTCGCACTCGTCACCGGTGCATCGAGCGGTATCGGGTTCGAGTTGGCGCGCCTGTTCGCCGACAATGGATACGACTTGGTGGTCGGCGCCGACGGCGACGGGATCAACGAGGTTCCCGGCCGGCTGGCCGACACCGCCGCGGACGTGCACCCGGTGCAGGTCGACCTGCGGACTCCCGAAGGTGTGGAGCACCTCTACGCCAGCACGATCGCCGACGGTCGGGAACTCTCCGTTGCCGCGTTCAACGCCGGGATCGGCCGGGGCGGGCTGTTCCTGGAGACCGATCTGGACGACGACCTCTCGATCGTGGACCTGAATGTCCGGTCCACCGTCCACCGCGCCGAGATGGAGCAGACCCCGATGGGCAAGATGCCCAAAGATGACCCCGCCGATGTAGCGCGGCAGGGGTTCGAGGCGTTGATGCGCGGTGACAAGAAGGTGGTCGCGGCGTCCCCACTGTCCAAGATCATGGGAACGGTCAACCGGGTGCTGCCTGACAGTGTGAAAGCCGCTGGTAACCGGGTGCTTTCAGCGCCGCTGCGCCGGTAGGCCTATTCCTGGAAGCGGTATCCCATGCCGGCCTCGGTGAGCAGGTGCTTGGGCTTGGACGGGTCGTCTTCGAGCTTGCGTCGGAGTTGGGCCAGGTAGACCCGCAGATAATGCGTCTCTTTGGCGTACGCCGGACCCCACACCTCTTTGAGGAGTTCCTCGCGGCCGACGAGCTTGCCGCGGTTGCGAACCAGCATCTCCAACATGCCCCATTCGGTGGGTGTCAGATGCACCTCGGCGCCCTTGCGGGTGACTTTCTTGGCCGCGAGATCGATTGTGAACGAGGAGGTTTCGATCACCGGTTGATCGGTGTCGGAAGCCGCGGCACCGCGTCGCACCGCTGCCCGCAGCCGGGCCAGGAATTCGTCCATCCCGAACGGCTTGGTGACGTAGTCATCTGCTCCGGCGTCGAGTGCCTCCACCTTGTCGGAGGAGTCGGTGCGGGCCGAGAGCACGATCACCGGGGCGGACAGCCAGCCACGCAAACCGCCCAGCACGTCGATGCCCGACATGTCCGGTAGGCCCAGGTCGAGGATCACCACATCGGGCCGGTGTTCGGCGGCCACCCGCAGTGCCTCGGCGCCTGTGGCGGCCGTGTGTACGTCGTAGCCGCGCACCGACAGGTTGATCCGCAGCGCCCGCAGGATCTGCGGCTCGTCGTCGATGACCAGCACCCGGGTCTTGTTCATCGCGGGTCCTCGACGGGGGCCGGCAGGTCGACGACCAGGGTCAGGCCGCCGCCGGGGGTGTCGGTGGCGGCGATGGTGCCGCCCATCGCCTCGGTGAATCCGCGCGCCACCGACAAGCCGAGACCGACGCCGCTGCTGTTGTCGGAATCGCCGAGGCGCTGGAACGGCTCGAACAACTGCGCTTCGGCTCCGCGGGGGACGCCGGGCCCTTCGTCGGCGACGTTGATCAGCACCCGTTGACCGACCCGCCCGGCGTTGATCCGCACCAGGCCGTTGGGTGAGTAGCGCAGTGCGTTGTCGACGACGTTGACCAGCACCCGTTCCAGCAGTCCGGCGTCGGCCAGTACGACGGCGTCACCGACCTCGACCTTGACCCGGTCCAGCACCGAACCCGGCTCCGTGGTGCCCCGGCTGATGGCGACCAGGGTTCGCTGCACCACCTCTTCCAGATACACCCGGCCGAGGTTCGGTCTGACCACGCCGGCCGCCAGACGCGAGGAGTCCAGCAGGTTGCCCACCAGCGCGGTGAGCCCGTCGATGGACTCCTCGACCGTGGCCAGCAGTTCGGCGGTGTCCTCCGGCGAGAAATCGACGTCGCTGCTGCGCAGGCTGGATACCGCGGCTTTGGCGGCTGCCAGCGGGGTACGCAGGTCGTGGCTCACCGCCGACAGCAGTGAACGGCGCAGTTCGTCGGCGCGGGCGATCGCCTCGGCGCGGCTGGCCTCCTCGGTGAGCTCGCGTTGCCGCACCAGGCCCGCGGCCTGGACGGCCACGGCACCGAGCACCCGCCGGTCCTTGGCGAGCAGCTGGCGGCCGGACATCAGCAGCCAGAACTCGTCGTCGCCGACTTCGATGGCGGTGTCCGCGGCGTCGACGTCCACGCATGGCGCCTCGCCCACGCAGGCGATGACGCCCTGCCCGTCGCGGACCAGGCTGACGGCGCGCTGCAGGTAGGTTTCGCGCACCCGTTCCAGCAGCGCGGTGAGGTCGGCGCCGCGCAGCACCGACCCGGCGAACAGGGCCAGCAGTTCGGCTTCCTGCGACGCGCGCCGGGCTTCCCTGGCCCGGCTGGCGGCGCCGTCGACCAGCGCCGCCACCGCCACCGCGACCGCGAGCAGCACGACAACCGTGATGGCGCTGTCGGGTTGGGCGATGGTGAAGGTGTACCGCGGCTCCACCAGGAAATAGTTGAGCAGCAGCCCGGACAGCACGGCGGACAGCGCGGCGGGGGCCACCCCGCCCAGCAAGGCCACCACCAGCACCGCGATGAAGAACAGTGCGCTCTCTCCGCCGATGCCCAGCAGGGGGTCGAGCAGCACGGTGACGGCACAGGTGATCGACGGCACGATCAGGGCCGCCAGCCACGACGTCAGATGCCGGGCCCGCGGCGACAGGACCGCCAGCATCCAGCCCGTCCTGGCCTCTTCGTGGGTGACCATGTGGACGTCGATCTTGGCGGACTTCTGCACCGTCTTGGCGCCGATGCCCTCGTCGAAGATCCGCGCCCAGCGGGAGCGTCGCGACGTTCCCAGCACCAGCTGAGTGGCGTTGCGCTCACGCGCGAAATCCAGCAGCGCCGTGGACACGTCGTCACCGACGACGGTATGCACCGTCGCCCCCAGGCTGGAGGCGAGTTCGCGGATCCTGCCCATCTGCGGAGCCGACACCCCGGACAGTCCGTCGCCGCGCACCACGTGGACCACCATCAGCTCGGCGCTGGACCGCGATGCAATACGAAATGCCCTGCGCACCAGCGTTTCCGACTCGGAGCCACCGGTGACCGCGACGACGACGCGTTCCCGCGCCTCCCAGGTGGCATTGATCTGGTGTTCGGCCCGGTATTTGGCCAGCGCGGTGTCGACCTGATCGGCGAGCCACAGCAGGGCCAGCTCGCGCAGTGCAGTCAGGTTTCCTTGACGGAAGTAGTTGCTCAGCGCCGCGTCGATGCGGTCGGGGGAGTAGACGTTGCCGTGGGACAGTCTGCGCCGCAATGCTTCCGGCGTGATATCGACCAGCTCGATCTGGGCGGCGCTGCGCACCACGGCGTCGGGGATGGTCTCCTGCTGTTCGATGCCGGTGATCTGTGCGACGACGTCGTTGAGGCTTTCCAGGTGCTGGACATTGACGGTGGAGATGACGGTGATACCGGCGTCGAGAAGTTCTTCGACGTCCTGCCAGCGTTTGGGGTTCTTGCTGCCGGGGGTATTGGTGTGGGCGAGTTCGTCGACCAGCACCACCTCGGGTCGACGGGCGATGACGGCGGGCACATCCAGTTCGGGGAACGTGCCGCCGCGGTAGTCGACGTAGTGCGGTGGCACCACCTCGATGCCCTCGAGCAGTTCGCTGGTTCTGGGGCGGCCGTGGGTTTCGACCACGGCCGCCACCAGATCGGTGCCGCGCTCCAGGCGTCGGTGCGCTTCGCCGAGCATGGCGAATGTCTTGCCGACGCCGGGGGCTGCGCCCAGGTAGATGCGCAGTTCACCCCGTTTACTGGTGCTCACCTGACCATCATCCACCCGAGGTGAGCTCATCGAGGTCGACGTTGACGCCCAGGACGTTGACGGCCGGTTCGCCCATGAAGCCCAGTGCGCGCCCGGTGGTGTTCTCGGCGATGATGTGGCGCACCTGGTCCGCGCTCAGCCCGCGGGCCGCCGCCACCCGGTTCACTTGCAGGTCGGCGTAGGCCGGGGAGATGTCGGGGTCCAGGCCGCTGCCGCTGGCGGTCACGGCGTCGGCGGGTACCTGCGGATCGACGGCGGCGCCCTCGACGGCGACCAACTGGCCGTGGGAGAAGTCCTGGCCGTCATTGCAGTGCACCCGGGCGCCGGCGTAGGTGGCCAGGAACGGTTCGGTCGTCGTCGCGCAGGGCTGGTTGACGCTGATCACCTGCGTGGGGTGCACGACGTTGCCGCGTGCATCCCGGGGACCGAGCACCGACAGCACCGCCCCCATACCGTCACTGGTGCAGAACGGCCGCGCGCCGTCGGCTGCGTTGAGCTCGCCGACCTCGAGGCTGCGGGTGCACACCAGCGTGAGCAGGCTGGGCTTGTCTGCGCTGTCGACGATGCTTTCCGGGCCCAGGTTGCTGGCGCTGGTGGCCAGGGGGTCGTA
Proteins encoded:
- a CDS encoding response regulator encodes the protein MNKTRVLVIDDEPQILRALRINLSVRGYDVHTAATGAEALRVAAEHRPDVVILDLGLPDMSGIDVLGGLRGWLSAPVIVLSARTDSSDKVEALDAGADDYVTKPFGMDEFLARLRAAVRRGAAASDTDQPVIETSSFTIDLAAKKVTRKGAEVHLTPTEWGMLEMLVRNRGKLVGREELLKEVWGPAYAKETHYLRVYLAQLRRKLEDDPSKPKHLLTEAGMGYRFQE
- a CDS encoding DUF4383 domain-containing protein; translated protein: MATSHPRARRRRPQVGLLAVQWAAILVGSLFLIVGVLGFVPGVTSNLDALAMSGTGSRAALFDVFQVSILDNLVHLAVGVVGLVLATSFARARAYLGVGGLLYLGLWVYGLLIDLAGPANVLPINDADNWLHFGVGVTMVLLALTLAGTRVPTGAGGEVLVPPE
- a CDS encoding SDR family NAD(P)-dependent oxidoreductase, translated to MTDTQLALVTGASSGIGFELARLFADNGYDLVVGADGDGINEVPGRLADTAADVHPVQVDLRTPEGVEHLYASTIADGRELSVAAFNAGIGRGGLFLETDLDDDLSIVDLNVRSTVHRAEMEQTPMGKMPKDDPADVARQGFEALMRGDKKVVAASPLSKIMGTVNRVLPDSVKAAGNRVLSAPLRR
- a CDS encoding sensor histidine kinase, with translation MSSPRVDDGQVSTSKRGELRIYLGAAPGVGKTFAMLGEAHRRLERGTDLVAAVVETHGRPRTSELLEGIEVVPPHYVDYRGGTFPELDVPAVIARRPEVVLVDELAHTNTPGSKNPKRWQDVEELLDAGITVISTVNVQHLESLNDVVAQITGIEQQETIPDAVVRSAAQIELVDITPEALRRRLSHGNVYSPDRIDAALSNYFRQGNLTALRELALLWLADQVDTALAKYRAEHQINATWEARERVVVAVTGGSESETLVRRAFRIASRSSAELMVVHVVRGDGLSGVSAPQMGRIRELASSLGATVHTVVGDDVSTALLDFARERNATQLVLGTSRRSRWARIFDEGIGAKTVQKSAKIDVHMVTHEEARTGWMLAVLSPRARHLTSWLAALIVPSITCAVTVLLDPLLGIGGESALFFIAVLVVALLGGVAPAALSAVLSGLLLNYFLVEPRYTFTIAQPDSAITVVVLLAVAVAVAALVDGAASRAREARRASQEAELLALFAGSVLRGADLTALLERVRETYLQRAVSLVRDGQGVIACVGEAPCVDVDAADTAIEVGDDEFWLLMSGRQLLAKDRRVLGAVAVQAAGLVRQRELTEEASRAEAIARADELRRSLLSAVSHDLRTPLAAAKAAVSSLRSSDVDFSPEDTAELLATVEESIDGLTALVGNLLDSSRLAAGVVRPNLGRVYLEEVVQRTLVAISRGTTEPGSVLDRVKVEVGDAVVLADAGLLERVLVNVVDNALRYSPNGLVRINAGRVGQRVLINVADEGPGVPRGAEAQLFEPFQRLGDSDNSSGVGLGLSVARGFTEAMGGTIAATDTPGGGLTLVVDLPAPVEDPR
- a CDS encoding potassium-transporting ATPase subunit C, encoding MKLSTIARQHWAALRTLLVLTAITGLIYPALVWAVAQLPGLQHRADGSIVEVQGKAVGSSLIGQLFTDADGNPLPQYLQPRPSMAGDGYDPLATSASNLGPESIVDSADKPSLLTLVCTRSLEVGELNAADGARPFCTSDGMGAVLSVLGPRDARGNVVHPTQVISVNQPCATTTEPFLATYAGARVHCNDGQDFSHGQLVAVEGAAVDPQVPADAVTASGSGLDPDISPAYADLQVNRVAAARGLSADQVRHIIAENTTGRALGFMGEPAVNVLGVNVDLDELTSGG
- a CDS encoding Ppx/GppA phosphatase family protein — encoded protein: MSELVAAVDCGTNSIRLLIADVRPDGLHDVHREMRIVRLGQGVDATGEFAPDAIARTRAALADYADLMRQHGVTRVRMVATSAARDVGNRAEFFAMTSEILGQIQPGAVAEVISGDEEARLSFHGAVAELDSADAPFVVVDLGGGSTEVVLGDGSGVSAAYSADIGCVRLTERCLQSDPPTAAEVAAAREVVRERLGEALRVVPVEQARTWVGVAGTFTTIAALAQDMTTYDSEAIHLSTAPFGRLLQVCDQLISMTRKQRAALGPMHEGRVDVIGGGAIVVEELAEALGSRAGIATLTVSEHDILDGIAYSIAP
- a CDS encoding YdcF family protein encodes the protein MRTLAGVILPVLVLAIVFGVAGYPVYVRPQTDPPRPADAILVLGGTVSAERYLLGLELAHQGFADDLVLSDPYRPTDPVLDGICARPQRNVTVTCFDPDPPTTLGEGRELRRLASENGWRTVIVVTSVSHISRARYILDQCFDGELVMVPASQRLSPFGWAWIYVYQSAGYAKALLQRGC